TAACTCATAACTGTGCTGCCGGAAGCCGCTGGCGATTCTTTTTGTTGCGCGACTCATCACGAAACGCGACTCTTTTAATTGAGAATGATGCCTCGTTTTCGTGTTGCTGCAACCCCTGGAGCGTACACATGGTCTGTGTAAAAAATGACGAAACTTCttaagaatgaaagaaacatcGTAAATCTTCATGAAATACAGCGACTCGTGAAAGTATTGGAACACTTGCAGAaagttttgataaatatatcgtgTCTGTTATACGgcatattttgaaatttcgttaatgcTGTAACGCTAGCCGACTGCGGTGATTACATTGAtacagtttgaaagaaatctaaaaattgatatagaaGCTACAAGACATTTGGtgcaaatataaaacagatcCTTCctactttatttaaatacgattGTAGATCCATAGATCACGTAGAAGTTAATACATTCCTCCGTGTATATTTCAGGCTACGTATCAGCAATGTAACATTCCCTCAGAGGTTGCCTGTGCTTTGTTATTTCTAGAGGAGTTTGATTACTTTTTAGACAGACCGTGTAAGCCGATTTTCCCATCCGTCGCGTTCAGTTTGTCCCTAACACTCGTAACCTTCTGCATATATTCCGTTAACAACGTGTCCTTTGATACGGACCCACATCGGATCCGTGGCGATTTATTGTCACTTCCGACGGCATAAATAGCTGTCGTGCTCGCGCTGGATCTTTCCAGATTAATATCTGCCAGTCTCGATATAAATCCGATTCCGTGAGATcaaggaataaaattacaagtaAACGTTCAGAGTCGAAATTTCGCGGTTGGTCGAAGTGGAAAGTGGCGGTAGTTTTAAGTCCTTGAGAGTAATCGAtacaaatctaattttaagCGAGTCGACAGTGGGAAAACGTTCCATATCAATCTTCGAATAATTGATACAAACGTTGAAAAcctaatttcaatttgaaaaatcttatGCCACAGGTCGTTTATCTGATGAAATAGTGAAATCTACAAAAAGTGCAGTTGATCGATTAGTCCTCTTTAAGAGAAACTCGTGTACAAATTCGAGCATTCAAGTCGAACAGACTTTTAGCTACCTGAACGtgtttctataataaatatgtgtctgcgattatttgtttatgttgagaacaaattacaaataggaaaaaacgatgaaataggatattacatatatattttatatcgttctgcatatttaaatttctcataaatccATGAACATCCACGGTCTacttattatcattaattccCGAGATAACTAAACTGTGTTtccagaaagaaagaacgacaGAGTTCAAGCTATCGAAACGACCAGAATCGGATTCTTTTTCCATAGGATCGCAGGAATAATTTACGAGGCGAACGATGAATATACAGCGCTATAAATTCTACTCACGCTGGCTCGCCGTTTTGCTCCAAGTACACCACGTTCCCACTTAACGTCTCGATCTCCTGCGGCCTTTTCACCACGTGCATTCCAGTTTTCTCCCTCGGCGAAGATACTCCTCTGACGGTGTCCACGCTCACCCCAGTGTCCGTAGATCGAACGGTCTCGATGGAATCGATCGACACCCTCGCGGACGATTTCACGGACGTACCACTTCCGTGATTATCGGTACGAGCTTTCATCCCGGCGCTATTTACATTTCTCGCATCGTTGCTCACCGCACCAACCACGTTGGACACGTTGTTCGCCCTCGAGGCTATCGTCGATTGGTCGGAAGTACTTTTCACGGTTACCGTAGTTGCATTCGTTACGATCTTCGTTCCAGAATTATTAGTGGACCGCGAAATCGTCCTCGCGTCTTCCTGTCTCACAGAAGCACTCGCGACGGAAACTGCTGTCCTTTGAGTCTCTGCACCCGAAGAATTTCCGACGGAACTGTTTACCGATTCAATCTCGTTGGCTTTAGTTGAATTTGATTGGACGTTGGTTGACGCGGGTTGGAAGGAGACAGATTCGTCGATCTTCTGATCGTTCGGCCTGAAATTCTTCGTATTCTGATCGTTGACCGCATTCTGAATCTTATTCGAACGCTGCGTCGCCGAACCAGTGTTGTTCGTAGCACTGATCACCCTGTTTATGCTTTTCACCGAATGACTGCTACTGTTACTCTTCGAGTGACCGCTAACATTTTCAGTAGGAACTGGCGAATCGTTTCTACTCTCTGTTCCACCCTTCGTTCGACCATGGTTGCCATTAGATTTATTCGATTTGGAGATCTGACGATTATCCTCGCTACTAGCAACGTGAGAATTTTGAACTTGTTTGCCGATGTTTTCATCGTTCGATGAATTGGAAGATTTGGTATTAGACAGGTCTTGTTGGCTCTTTGTCTTTTCAGACTGGCTCTTCGCCTTCTCAGACTGACTTTTCCTTTCGGAAATCTCTTTATCCATAAGAACAGCATTGGCGTCGATGTGAAGCGGCTGAACAGCCGTCGTCGCTGTTGTGTTCACCACGCTAGACGTACCTTTAGCGCTAGAAGTTTGTTTTAATAGATCGATAAGATGCAGATCAGCTAACTGTTCCGTACTCGAATTCTTCTCGTTAGCTTGAGAGCCTTTCGATCCTGAGTCAGACTGTTTACTGCCTTGAGTGGACTCGTTCGTCTGCCCGTTGCTTATACGAACTTCCTTGGACCCTTTATCGATagcctttttatttttgccaTTAGCTTGATTAGGGATATTGATGAATCTGGCTGGATTCAAGACATTCGAGCTGGCTCTGTTCGTTTTCAGCGGAATCTTCGACGGTGATACCACTCGTTCCTTGCCTTGCGTCTTTCCTGGAACGGAAACCTTCTCGTGCGTTTGTTTCTTCGCGTTCCAAGCATTCCTCGATGGAGACGCGGCAAATTTCTGCTGTTTCGCCGGCGACAATCTCGTGGATTCCTTCGAACGATCCCTTTTCTTAAATTGTGGCGTTTTCTCCGGTTTCGTCGGAGTTCCTTGGATCGGCGAGAGCTTGCTGACTGTTTTCGAGGCTTGTCGACGGGTGGCGAGGTTCGCCACGCTGCTACTGTTCCCAGAGGCGTTCAAACGATTCCTGGAATCCGTCGTATTGAAGCGAGTGCGCGAATCCACGCGACGACCCAGCTTCGGCGAGGCAAGGCGCTCCGTTGATTTGCTCAGAGACGTCGAACGCTGACGCGTTGGTTGCGGGATCAGGCTTCTTCTTGGGCTGTTCTGTTGCGACACTGAAACTGGAAAATTCCGCTTGTAGCACAAGAAACGTTTGCTCTTCCCACTACGAATAGCAACCAGTAACGATACTTTTATCGTAAATCCTTTTAACATTCGACAGACGTGTTTCAATGTATCAAACATAGCGGAGAAGAGTATTTGAAAGgaataagatttatttataaattcccGTAACATTCGACTCGTGTATTTACGCCAGTTCTGTCTTTAACGCGATTGACGTACGACAATGTTTCGGATACTCCACGCAACGCCTCCAAATAACGATACACGCGAAACTTACCTCGTCGTTCGATCTTTCCTCTTCTACGGCCATTCGTAAATTCCGGAGACTGCGGCCTGGACTTAGATCGCGGCGGTGGTCCTTTAAAGCCACGTCCTCGAAAGGGCGAGACCCTGCCAGTGGCCAACGGCGGCGTTGGACTCCTCGCCTCCGGGGAAACGGGCCTCGAGTCCGCGATGATAACGAAGCTGGATCGACGATGCGCCCTCGAGGAGGACGTGGTGGA
The nucleotide sequence above comes from Bombus pyrosoma isolate SC7728 linkage group LG1, ASM1482585v1, whole genome shotgun sequence. Encoded proteins:
- the LOC122571306 gene encoding protein stum, with product MRRLDDGHVQRPPPFRVLAPSDGNYLSPNAIPPPPPRAPEPYKIAPSTTSSSRAHRRSSFVIIADSRPVSPEARSPTPPLATGRVSPFRGRGFKGPPPRSKSRPQSPEFTNGRRRGKIERRVSVSQQNSPRRSLIPQPTRQRSTSLSKSTERLASPKLGRRVDSRTRFNTTDSRNRLNASGNSSSVANLATRRQASKTVSKLSPIQGTPTKPEKTPQFKKRDRSKESTRLSPAKQQKFAASPSRNAWNAKKQTHEKVSVPGKTQGKERVVSPSKIPLKTNRASSNVLNPARFINIPNQANGKNKKAIDKGSKEVRISNGQTNESTQGSKQSDSGSKGSQANEKNSSTEQLADLHLIDLLKQTSSAKGTSSVVNTTATTAVQPLHIDANAVLMDKEISERKSQSEKAKSQSEKTKSQQDLSNTKSSNSSNDENIGKQVQNSHVASSEDNRQISKSNKSNGNHGRTKGGTESRNDSPVPTENVSGHSKSNSSSHSVKSINRVISATNNTGSATQRSNKIQNAVNDQNTKNFRPNDQKIDESVSFQPASTNVQSNSTKANEIESVNSSVGNSSGAETQRTAVSVASASVRQEDARTISRSTNNSGTKIVTNATTVTVKSTSDQSTIASRANNVSNVVGAVSNDARNVNSAGMKARTDNHGSGTSVKSSARVSIDSIETVRSTDTGVSVDTVRGVSSPREKTGMHVVKRPQEIETLSGNVVYLEQNGEPAVLAAANGVGERAPDRLLTRWKRSLSRCCECCPRMRCLACRTDPKGLTWPGNHARSTTLVNRNEQPLARDNVPAGCWPKFKNRCRCKRLKEMKCCSKRSRVAPAEATVCCPPERRFGAICRRLFGNCKCKRNADAEHARNIRAKHSLTSVAPPPLSEEPKAKIPDVLVEHNSLMRGAIPCLPVPLAWFCLVWNVLLPGSGTVWSGIFNLCAGQPRFSAVAGVKSRLGAFVVNLMVGVGQLFTVLFCLVGWGWSIWWGVTLVRLARKYKRFKASEAVNNDPEARGGEPAALPPGVPSHVLRGMERAR